Proteins co-encoded in one Arachis stenosperma cultivar V10309 chromosome 7, arast.V10309.gnm1.PFL2, whole genome shotgun sequence genomic window:
- the LOC130939824 gene encoding uncharacterized protein LOC130939824 translates to MEADELTRKLEAIRKMNKDVSTSLSQERSCPSSTQLTINKGQQQNIQLTDEETQTGQDDTTLPSPETTPQNESAMLEQEISTKGKRMPGVKATTIDEFLTENGIDVEIEGPSTELSEDGEESMALDKDYYQHVMEDIDDEEGEPKKKKTRGKTTCKEIYARTMEQREEITFDLGQPVGPTDQSISNLTSFVGTIGRNKRFVSLLYTSWHAVPPKAKKFMWDYINTKFLLPDSGEKWVIQAIRDAWKRFKGKIKQKHFVPYDNIEDMVKNRPPQSISQRNKQHKENVKFPHRMGPINFGRVRVAMEDFQHRQAAGETEEVAFEALFGKEQPGRIRLYGRSVTKTDLKKYVEINEIKNQHKEEVSSLKDKLGHMEAQQQKQEAKQQKQDEEIHGLRNMIKLLLQRSEPGMRPEELEALLQDAQQSPIDANSGHGSTHFPNLDVDNNED, encoded by the exons ATGGAGGCAGATGAACTTACAAGGAAGCTTGAAGCAATTCGTAAAATGAACAAGGACGTGTCAACAAGTCTAAGCCAAGAGCGGAGTTGTCCAAGTTCTACTCAACTCACAATCAACAAAGGGCAGCAGCAGAATATTCAACTCACAGATGAAGAGACTCAAACAGGGCAAGATGACACAACTTTGCCTTCTCCTGAAACTACCCCACAAAATGAAAGTGCAATGTTGGAGCAAGAAATATCAACAAAGGGTAAGAGGATGCCAGGAGTAAAGGCTACAACAATTGACGAATTCTTAACGGAAAATGGGATAGATGTGGAaattgaaggaccaagcactgAACTAAGTGAAGACGGGGAAGAAAGCATGGCACTTGATAAAGACTATTATCAACATGTGATGGAGGACATTGATGATGAAGAAG GAGagccaaagaagaagaaaacccGTGGAAAAACAACTTGCAAGGAGATTTATGCAAGGACTATGGAACAGCGAGAAGAAATCACTTTTGATCTTGGACAGCCCGTAGGACCAACCGACCAAAGTATTTCTAATTTAACTAGTTTTGTTGGCACTATTGGTAGAAATAAAAGATTCGTTAGTCTTTTGTATACTAGTTGGCATGCTGTTCCTCCTAAAGCTAAGAAGTTCATGTGGGACTATATTAAC ACCAAGTTTCTCCTCCCAGACAGTGGAGAAAAGTGGGTAATACAAGCGATTCGAGATGCTTGGAAGCGGTTCAAAGGAAAGATTAAGCAAAAGCACTTCGTTCCCTATGATAATATTGAAGATATGGTGAAGAATCGACCCCCACAA TCAATAAGTCAAAGGAACAAGCAACACAAGGAAAATGTGAAGTTTCCACATCGCATGGGGCCTATCAATTTCGGAAGAGTACGAGTGGCTATG GAAGACTTCCAACACCGCCAAGCTGCTGGTGAAACAGAAGAGGTAGCATTTGAGGCCTTATTCGGGAAAGAACAACCAGGTCGGATAAGGTTGTATGGAAGATCTGTGACAAAGactgatttaaaaaaatatgttgaAATTAATGAAATCAAGAATCAGCACAAAGAGGAAGTATCTAGTCTGAAGGATAAACTTGGACACATGGAGGCCCAACAGCAAAAACAAGAGGCCAAACAGCAAAAACAAGACGAAGAGATTCATGGGTTGCGAAATATGATCAAGTTATTACTGCAGCGATCGGAACCTGGAATGAGGCCAGAAGAACTAGAAGCTTTATTACAAGATGCCCAACAATCTCCTATTGATGCGAATAGCGGCCATGGATCAACACATTTTCCGAACTTAGATGTG GATAACAATGAAGATTAA